One Mercenaria mercenaria strain notata chromosome 12, MADL_Memer_1, whole genome shotgun sequence DNA segment encodes these proteins:
- the LOC123534210 gene encoding uncharacterized protein DDB_G0283357-like → MKQSSTYVASRQFHRWLIPEKTVMGIFSLGIILVFVGAVLLAVSSVASGALAIIGGVLLAVGLILLLICIILCTHAWCVWHVRDVETQTIETMVVGGDQVDGDWFSPYGTTDKRVPNGVLRDGRQSNTLTKKHVTISPKSNESFTSGYMSGRQGDSLRSNEYSSSKGVMSPSSVKSGPSSVSSDMSTLASFAYLSDPSMATPYSSLNQRRQVQGNVVQVPIHVQNGYGSVPRNTEGGRMAQVRPYQTEQGQGFRSNVPPTRRHSDDDYDNTGEMVAMLPQQTVQPTMPQQWQQPWQQQQQQNVYNQQWQHTQPPPQQTVWQYKTTGNQSNWRQDNPAFDEPPSQPLVRPSQRRPMTFEQISSSKVSLYDNMQMANRDDDE, encoded by the exons atgaagCAGTCGTCAACTTATGTAGCATCCCGCCAATTCCACAGATGGCTTATCCCCGAGAAAACCGTGATGGGGATATTTTCCCTAGGGATAATTCTGGTGTTTGTTGGAGCCGTTCTTCTTGCTGTCTCTAGTGTCGCTAGTGG AGCCCTGGCAATCATTGGTGGCGTGCTACTCGCAGTAGGATTGATCCTCCTTCTTATTTGCATTATTCTGTGTACGCATGCGTGGTGTGTCTGGCATGTCCGGGATGTAGAAACGCAGACGATAGAAACG ATGGTTGTGGGTGGAGATCAAGTTGACGGTGATTGGTTCTCGCCATATGGTACAACGGATAAGAGAGTCCCAAACGGCGTCCTAAGAGACGGTAGACAGTCTAATACGCTTACGAAAAAGCACGTGACAATTTCTCCAAAATCAAACGAGAGCTTCACCAGCGGGTACATGTCTGGCAGGCAAGGTGATTCCTTGAGATCTAATGAATATTCGAGCTCGAAAGGAGTTATGTCACCCTCGTCAGTTAAATCTGGCCCCAGCTCAGTTTCCTCTGATATGTCAACTTTAGcatcatttgcatatttaagtGACCCTTCGATGGCCACGCCCTATagctcattaaatcaaagacgaCAAGTTCAAGGTAATGTTGTTCAAGTGCCAATTCATGTTCAAAATGGATATGGGTCTGTGCCCCGAAATACTGAGGGAGGGAGAATGGCACAGGTTCGGCCATACCAAACAGAACAAGGGCAAGGCTTTAGATCAAATGTCCCGCCCACGAGGCGTCATtctgatgatgattatgataataCGGGCGAAATGGTTGCAATGTTGCCCCAACAAACAGTTCAGCCAACCATGCCACAACAGTGGCAGCAACCAtggcaacaacaacagcagcaaaaTGTATATAACCAGCAATGGCAACATACGCAACCACCTCCTCAGCAAACTGTATGGCAATACAAAACGACAGGTAACCAATCAAATTGGCGCCAGGATAATCCCGCCTTCGATGAACCTCCTTCGCAGCCATTGGTCAGGCCGTCACAAAGGCGACCAATGACTTTTGAGCAAATTTCGTCATCTAAAGTGAGTTTGTACGATAACATGCAAATGGCAAATCGTGACGATGatgaatga